A genomic region of Raphanus sativus cultivar WK10039 chromosome 6, ASM80110v3, whole genome shotgun sequence contains the following coding sequences:
- the LOC108809855 gene encoding probable myosin-binding protein 4 yields MVPNVMFDQKVPVLTYAACEWFLIFLMLIDALLSYLLVWFARYCRLQMPCFLCSKILHPLHWRLLICRDHRTEVSSYMSCLNHDHKLADCRGMCNDCLLSFTKTTGPNPDVNRLLLGKLGYDLLSTNHSTHLRSCSCCNKPWRARHHTQRLIRLGSRGRNSTASSNKPNIPAPRHHHHHLSRRGSGASLKKMRDHHLRPTAATTSSGGEYVDVGSRSDVGYTELKVHSGSESDFLFTDDDAFLRMTDFNFDPPPERRVRKSRSRTSFEDKKRKQHYDVQEKKDKKKSQDKPAVPEGEHAAVIFELITMSEARPFSLDSPQLEDNAGEATTQNENVTEPSGNSSPSGGDFMSPRENSASQEIQVKEHDDDDSDVAMEQKVSVEDEPSNDEEDGDCKHDDSAEFVQNIISDSDGKIEESDAATEVKVYEHLQPGSVADDEEDGAERDCKPSASDSQAHEQSSEEEKEVSGNNAAEEYFSNEEEADEINEHSEPSTSKQVSGSAEEQSREDDVDNEDTEQLTTSNNATEEHSGKEEHAETEPLMSHTDKDSSKETETHSTSNEPPPELKHSASVESFASISSDIEGESLVDLLKQQLEYDRTCLRELSKELEEERNASAIATNEAMAMITRLQEEKAALQMEALQYLRMMDEQAEHDVDALERANDVLADREKEIQDLEMELEYYRVKYPDESREEILASMGVLEGIETRGNSDADETSEKELLP; encoded by the exons ATGGTTCCAAATGTTATGTTTGATCAAAAGGTTCCTGTGCTAACCTACGCAGCATGCGAATGGTTCCTCATATTCCTCATGCTCATCGACGCCCTCCTCTCCTATCTCCTCGTCTGGTTCGCACGCTACTGCAGATTGCAGATGCCATGTTTCCTCTGCTCCAAGATCCTCCATCCTCTGCACTGGAGACTCCTCATCTGCAGAGACCACAGAACAGAGGTCTCATCCTACATGTCGTGTCTAAACCACGACCACAAGCTCGCCGACTGTCGAGGGATGTGCAACGACTGTCTATTGTCCTTCACCAAAACGACCGGTCCGAATCCAGACGTGAACAGACTGCTTCTAGGAAAGCTAGGGTACGATCTGCTCTCCACAAACCATTCTACTCACCTCAGGTCATGTTCCTGTTGCAATAAACCGTGGAGAGCAAGGCACCATACGCAGAGATTGATTAGGTTAGGCTCTCGCGGAAGAAACTCCACGGCTAGTAGTAACAAACCGAACATTCCTGCTCCGaggcatcatcatcatcatcttagCAGAAGAGGAAGCGGTGCGAgtttgaagaagatgagagatcATCATCTTAGACCAACGGCGGCAACAACAAGTAGTGGTGGCGAGTATGTTGACGTTGGAAGCCGCAGCGACGTGGGTTACACGGAGCTGAAGGTTCACTCCGGGTCTGAGTCTGACTTCCTGTTTACAGATGATGATGCTTTCCTCCGGATGACTGACTTCAACTTTGATCCACCTCCTGAGAGACGTGTTCGCAAGTCTCGATCTAGGACATCGTTTGAAGACAAGAAGCGTAAACAGCATTATGATGTGCAAGAGAAGAAGGATAAGAAGAAGAGTCAAGACAAACCAGCTGTTCCAGAAGGGGAGCATGCAGCTGTGATCTTTGAGCTTATAACAATGAGTGAAGCTCGTCCATTCTCCTTGGACTCACCTCAATTAGAGGACAATGCAGGAGAAGCAACGACACAAAACG AGAATGTAACTGAGCCAAGTGGCAACTCATCTCCTTCTGGTGGAGATTTCATGAGTCCTAGAGAAAACTCTGCCTCTCAGGAAATCCAGGTTAAAGagcatgatgatgatgattcagaTGTGGCCATGGAGCAGAAGGTATCTGTTGAAGATGAACCTTCCAATGATGAGGAAGATGGAGACTGCAAGCATGATGATTCCGCAGAGTTTGTTCAAAACATCATCTCCGATTCAGATGGGAAGATAGAAGAATCTGATGCAGCTACGGAGGTAAAAGTGTATGAACATCTGCAGCCTGGTTCTGTTGCAGATGATGAGGAAGACGGAGCTGAAAGAGACTGCAAGCCTTCAGCGTCAGATTCTCAGGCACATGAACAGTCTAGTGAGGAAGAAAAAGAGGTTAGTGGAAACAATGCTGCAGAAGAATACTTCAgtaatgaagaagaagcagatgAGATCAACGAACATTCTGAGCCGTCCACATCAAAACAAGTATCAGGTTCAGCTGAAGAACAATCAAGAGAGGATGACGTGGACAATGAAGACACTGAACAGTTAACAACATCAAACAATGCTACAGAAGAACACTCCGGTAAAGAAGAGCATGCAGAGACTGAGCCTTTGATGTCACATACCGACAAAGATTCCTCAAAGGAGACAGAGACTCACTCCACTTCAAACGAGCCACCACCGGAACTAAAACACTCTGCTTCAGTGGAGTCCTTCGCAAGCATCAGCAGCGACATCGAAGGAGAAAGTCTCGTCGATCTGTTGAAGCAGCAGCTAGAGTACGACAGGACATGCCTTAGAGAGCTGAGCAAAGAGCTAGAGGAAGAAAGAAACGCGTCGGCCATCGCTACGAACGAAGCGATGGCGATGATCACTAGGTTGCAGGAAGAGAAAGCGGCTCTCCAGATGGAAGCGTTGCAGTACCTGAGGATGATGGACGAGCAGGCGGAGCACGACGTGGACGCGCTCGAGAGGGCGAACGATGTTTTGGCTGACAGGGAGAAGGAGATACAAGATCTCGAGATGGAGTTGGAGTACTATAGGGTGAAGTATCCAGACGAGTCGAGAGAAGAGATCCTGGCCAGCATGGGAGTTCTTGAGGGTATAGAGACGAGGGGCAACTCAGATGCTGATGAGACTAGTGAGAAAGAGTTGTTACCTTAG
- the LOC108813448 gene encoding PTI1-like tyrosine-protein kinase 2 isoform X2, with amino-acid sequence MHRWICCGRSSGDSDVSNDEQHLKTQPQQSDANNKPKPQAAAAKPEAPKEALPVEVPPLSVEEVKEKTDNFGSKSLIGEGSYGRVYYATLSDGKAVALKKLDVAPEAETNSEFLSQVSMVSRLKHENFVQLVGYCVDENLRVLAYEFATMGSLHDVLHGRKGVQGAQPGPTLDWITRVKIAVEAARGLEYLHEKVQPPVIHRDVRSSNVLLFEDYQAKVADFNLSNQAPDNAARLHSTRVLGTFGYHAPEYAMTGQLTQKSDVYSFGVVLLELLTGRKPVDHTMPRGQQSLVTWATPRLSEDKVKQCVDPKLKGEYPPKSVAKLAAVAALCVQYESEFRPNMSIVVKALQPLLKTPAPVPAAES; translated from the exons aTGCACAGGTGGATCTGTTGTGGGCGTAGCTCAGGAGATTCGGATGTATCAAATGATGAGCAACATCTGAAAACTCAACCGCAGCAATCTGATG CAAATAATAAGCCAAAACCACAAGCTGCTGCTGCAAAGCCAGAGGCGCCCAAGGAAGCTCTTCCCGTTGAAGTCCCTCCCTTGTCTGTGGAAGAGGTCAAAGAAAAGACTGACAACTTTGGATCGAAGTCACTTATTGGTGAGGGTTCTTACGGAAGGGTGTATTACGCAACTCTAAGTGATGGTAAAGCTGTTGCTTTGAAGAAACTCGATGTTGCCCCTGAAGCTGAAACGAACTCCGAGTTCTTGAGTCAG GTTTCCATGGTTTCAAGGCTGAAGCATGAGAATTTCGTTCAGCTGGTCGGTTATTGTGTTGATGAGAACCTCCGTGTTCTTGCTTATGAGTTTGCAACAATGGGATCACTGCACGACGTCCTACATG GTAGGAAGGGAGTTCAAGGGGCACAGCCAGGTCCAACACTTGACTGGATAACGAGGGTGAAGATAGCCGTTGAGGCAGCTAGGGGTTTAGAATACCTTCATGAGAAGGTTCAGCCTCCTGTCATACATAGAGACGTGAGATCTAGCAATGTGCTTCTCTTTGAAGACTATCAAGCAAAAGTTGCTGATTTCAATCTCTCAAACCAAGCTCCTGACAACGCTGCTCGTCTTCACTCTACCAGAGTCTTGGGCACCTTTGGCTATCACGCTCCAGA ATATGCTATGACTGGACAGTTGACACAGAAGAGTGACGTGTATAGCTTTGGGGTTGTACTGCTTGAGCTTTTGACAGGGAGGAAACCTGTGGATCATACAATGCCACGTGGCCAACAAAGTCTTGTAACCTGG GCTACACCGAGACTCAGTGAAGACAAAGTGAAGCAGTGTGTTGATCCAAAGCTAAAAGGAGAATATCCTCCTAAATCAGTAGCCAAG CTTGCAGCGGTGGCAGCATTGTGTGTGCAGTACGAATCAGAGTTTAGACCGAATATGAGTATAGTTGTGAAAGCTTTGCAGCCACTTCTCAAAACTCCAGCACCAGTCCCAGCAGCGGAATCATGA
- the LOC108813448 gene encoding PTI1-like tyrosine-protein kinase 2 isoform X1: MHRWICCGRSSGDSDVSNDEQHLKTQPQQSDAANNKPKPQAAAAKPEAPKEALPVEVPPLSVEEVKEKTDNFGSKSLIGEGSYGRVYYATLSDGKAVALKKLDVAPEAETNSEFLSQVSMVSRLKHENFVQLVGYCVDENLRVLAYEFATMGSLHDVLHGRKGVQGAQPGPTLDWITRVKIAVEAARGLEYLHEKVQPPVIHRDVRSSNVLLFEDYQAKVADFNLSNQAPDNAARLHSTRVLGTFGYHAPEYAMTGQLTQKSDVYSFGVVLLELLTGRKPVDHTMPRGQQSLVTWATPRLSEDKVKQCVDPKLKGEYPPKSVAKLAAVAALCVQYESEFRPNMSIVVKALQPLLKTPAPVPAAES; encoded by the exons aTGCACAGGTGGATCTGTTGTGGGCGTAGCTCAGGAGATTCGGATGTATCAAATGATGAGCAACATCTGAAAACTCAACCGCAGCAATCTGATG CAGCAAATAATAAGCCAAAACCACAAGCTGCTGCTGCAAAGCCAGAGGCGCCCAAGGAAGCTCTTCCCGTTGAAGTCCCTCCCTTGTCTGTGGAAGAGGTCAAAGAAAAGACTGACAACTTTGGATCGAAGTCACTTATTGGTGAGGGTTCTTACGGAAGGGTGTATTACGCAACTCTAAGTGATGGTAAAGCTGTTGCTTTGAAGAAACTCGATGTTGCCCCTGAAGCTGAAACGAACTCCGAGTTCTTGAGTCAG GTTTCCATGGTTTCAAGGCTGAAGCATGAGAATTTCGTTCAGCTGGTCGGTTATTGTGTTGATGAGAACCTCCGTGTTCTTGCTTATGAGTTTGCAACAATGGGATCACTGCACGACGTCCTACATG GTAGGAAGGGAGTTCAAGGGGCACAGCCAGGTCCAACACTTGACTGGATAACGAGGGTGAAGATAGCCGTTGAGGCAGCTAGGGGTTTAGAATACCTTCATGAGAAGGTTCAGCCTCCTGTCATACATAGAGACGTGAGATCTAGCAATGTGCTTCTCTTTGAAGACTATCAAGCAAAAGTTGCTGATTTCAATCTCTCAAACCAAGCTCCTGACAACGCTGCTCGTCTTCACTCTACCAGAGTCTTGGGCACCTTTGGCTATCACGCTCCAGA ATATGCTATGACTGGACAGTTGACACAGAAGAGTGACGTGTATAGCTTTGGGGTTGTACTGCTTGAGCTTTTGACAGGGAGGAAACCTGTGGATCATACAATGCCACGTGGCCAACAAAGTCTTGTAACCTGG GCTACACCGAGACTCAGTGAAGACAAAGTGAAGCAGTGTGTTGATCCAAAGCTAAAAGGAGAATATCCTCCTAAATCAGTAGCCAAG CTTGCAGCGGTGGCAGCATTGTGTGTGCAGTACGAATCAGAGTTTAGACCGAATATGAGTATAGTTGTGAAAGCTTTGCAGCCACTTCTCAAAACTCCAGCACCAGTCCCAGCAGCGGAATCATGA
- the LOC108812397 gene encoding pentatricopeptide repeat-containing protein At2g30780 — MTSKFTKLSGQLVDKFTRASKLPAHHTDLVKTVSILKNELLSTGNSKEKFESVLDQKGQWLLTSYRDGAGIVELMDQLFPLPYLALQVLEWRRRRQFDCCIPLTSEEYAKGIKVAGRAKDITFAVSLFNESGKKRSQTASVYNALMSAYMYNGLAEECQSVFRDFVRQTHCAPTVSSYNILISVYGRRLMVKNMEAAFQEMRKRKQLSLSSSTYNCLIAGYVTAWEWGKMEAAFREMKTGQVEPDTETYLLMLRGYANSGELSKMEEMYESVKDQVGVDRGSLVRAMICAYCKKAVEGRVEKIESLLSLLSGEEYYPWLNVLLIRLYAQEDILESMERRIEEAFERNTCVNKSSIMRAITAAYFRCNEVDGLVKFVKRAESAGWKLCRSLYHCKIMMYGSQKRFEEMEGVVNEMMGESNYGIVIKTFAIMCKAYKSHGMESNAEKVMGRMVKHGYLLRTPKTHLPQLA, encoded by the exons ATGACATCGAAATTCACGAAACTCAGTGGTCAACTCGTCGACAAATTCACCCGTGCGTCCAAATTGCCTGCTCATCATACTGATCTGGTCAAAACAGTTTCGATTCTAAAAAACGAACTTTTATCGACCGGTAACAGCAAGGAGAAGTTCGAGAGCGTTTTGGATCAGAAAGGTCAATGGTTACTTACAAGTTATCGTGATGGAGCTGGCATCGTCGAGCTTATGGATCAACTCTTCCCCCTTCCTTACCTGGCTCTTCAG GTCTTagagtggaggaggaggagacagttCGATTGCTGTATCCCTTTGACATCGGAGGAGTACGCAAAAGGAATCAAAGTCGCGGGTCGAGCCAAAGACATAACCTTTGCAGTCTCTCTTTTCAATGAATCCGGTAAGAAACGAAGTCAGACGGCTTCGGTTTACAACGCTCTGATGAGCGCTTACATGTACAACGGCCTTGCCGAGGAATGCCAGTCGGTTTTCAGAGATTTCGTTAGGCAGACGCACTGTGCTCCGACCGTTTCGAGTTATAATATTCTGATATCTGTCTACGGGAGAAGACTTATGGTTAAGAACATGGAAGCAGCTTTCCAAGAGATGCGGAAACGAAAGCAGCTTTCTCTGAGTTCCAGTACTTATAACTGTCTGATTGCTGGTTATGTGACTGCCTGGGAATGGGGTAAAATGGAAGCTGCGTTTCGAGAAATGAAGACGGGTCAAGTTGAGCCAGACACCGAAACGTATCTGCTGATGCTTCGCGGGTATGCGAACTCAGGGGAGTTGAGTAAGATGGAGGAAATGTATGAATCGGTTAAGGATCAGGTTGGTGTAGACCGAGGTTCTTTGGTTAGAGCCATGATCTGTGCGTATTGCAAGAAAGCTGTTGAGGGTAGAGTCGAGAAGATTGAAAGTTTGTTGAGTCTTCTCTCTGGTGAGGAGTATTATCCTTGGTTGAATGTGCTTTTGATTCGACTCTATGCTCAAGAAGACATTCTTGAATCGATGGAGAGGAGGATAGAGGAAGCGTTTGAGCGTAACACATGTGTTAATAAATCTAGTATCATGAGGGCAATCACTGCAGCTTACTTCAGGTGTAATGAAGTTGACGGTCTTGTTAAATTTGTTAAACGTGCCGAGTCTGCCGGGTGGAAACTATGCAGATCTCTCTACCACTGTAAGATAATGATGTATGGCTCGCAAAAACGCTTTGAAGAGATGGAAGGTGTTGTAAATGAGATGATGGGAGAGAGTAATTATGGGATTGTTATTAAAACGTTTGCGATTATGTGTAAGGCTTATAAAAGTCACGGAATGGAGTCAAATGCTGAGAAAGTGATGGGAAGGATGGTGAAACATGGGTATCTACTACGTACTCCAAAAACACATCTACCTCAACTTGCGTAA
- the LOC108812398 gene encoding oxygen-evolving enhancer protein 2-1, chloroplastic gives MRHLYKYTTLSRHQQRRRHKIQKQPINIEHSRHQLCTLKALSSLWSRHFFQVETRKRMAYSACFLHQSALTSSTARSSFFPSSLRHMSFSRPVHVVCRAQQSQEDVNSAVSRRLALTFLVGAAAVGSKVSPADAAYGEAANVFGKPKKNTDFMPYNGEGFKIEIPSKWNPSKEVEYPGQVLRFEDNFDATSNVSVMITPTDKKTITDYGSPEQFLSQVSYLLGKQAYFGETASEGGFDANAVATANILETSTQEIGGKKYYYLSVLTRTADGDEGGKHQLITATVNGGKLYICKAQAGDKRWFKGARKFVENAATSFSVA, from the exons ATGAGGCATCTTTACAAGTATACAACCTTATCGCGACATCAACAAAGAAGACGCCACAAAATCCAAAAGCAGCCAATAAACATTGAACACTCTAGACATCAACTCTGTACTTTAAAAGCACTTTCATCACTTTGGTCTCGACACTTCTTTCAGGttgaaacaagaaaaagaatGGCCTACAGCGCGTGCTTCTTGCACCAAAGTGCACTTACCTCCTCCACCGCACGATCATCTTTCTTCCCCTCTTCCCTTCGTCACATGTCCTTCTCAAGACCCGTTCATGTAGTATGCAGAGCTCAGCAGTCTCAAGAAGACGTTAACTCCGCCGTCTCCCGTCGTCTTGCCCTCACCTTCCTCGTCGGTGCTGCAGCCGTCGGATCCAAAGTCTCTCCTGCTGATGCTGCCTATGGTGAAGCCG CAAATGTATTTGGTAAGCCAAAGAAGAACACAGACTTCATGCCGTACAATGGAGAAGGATTCAAAATAGAGATCCCATCAAAGTGGAACCCAAGCAAAGAAGTTGAGTATCCAGGACAAGTCCTAAGGTTTGAAGACAACTTTGATGCCACTAGTAACGTCTCTGTAATGATCACTCCTACAGACAAGAAAACCATTACTGATTACGGTTCTCCTGAACAGTTTCTCTCTCAG GTCAGTTATCTCCTTGGAAAGCAAGCTTACTTCGGCGAAACAGCCTCTGAG GGAGGGTTTGATGCAAATGCAGTAGCAACTGCAAACATTCTGGAGACATCTACACAAGAGATTGGTGGGAAAAAGTACTATTACTTGTCGGTTTTGACAAGAACAGCTGATGGAGATGAAGGTGGGAAGCATCAGCTGATCACAGCCACTGTGAATGGTGGAAAGCTTTACATTTGCAAAGCACAAGCAGGAGACAAGAGGTGGTTTAAAGGAGCTAGGAAGTTCGTCGAGAATGCTGCTACTTCCTTTAGTGTCGCTTGA
- the LOC108812396 gene encoding DExH-box ATP-dependent RNA helicase DExH6: protein MGKKRFRSENAAGDKKPPSVEATRIWAAKVIDDFRASVNQVYTFEHNLSNSERKVIHQMCRKMGIQSKSSGRGDQRRLSIYKGSHKNGWNKEAKWRSSNREKLRCVSFPPGAHAILQDLFTHYPPCDGDTAAATSFNKYVGRSGKQWRDDFFRKPLFSRDEIVAKVASLSSRLRKDKALQEISKLRSKLPITSFRDAITSAVESNQVILISGETGCGKTTQVPQYLLDHMWSTKRESCKIVCTQPRRISAMSVSERISCERGESIGDNIGYKVRLQSKGGRHSSVVFCTNGILLRVLVGKGSVSYVSDITHIIVDEIHERDCYSDFMLAIIRDLLPSNPHLRLILMSATLDAERFSGYFGGCHVVRVPGFTHPVRTLYLEDVLSILKSGGDNHLSSSNLNIPDQKLDLIDEDKLALDEAITLAWTNDEFDTLLDLVSSQGSPQIYNYQHQSTWLTPLMVFAGKGRISDVCMLLSLGADWKLKSKDGMTASELAEAENHLEAAQIIREHSENSQSNSQQAQQLLDKYMATINPEQVDVSLILQLVRKICGDSEDGGAILVFLPGWDDINKTRQRLLDSPFFADSSKFDIICLHSMVPAGEQKKVFSRPPRGCRKIVLATNIAESAVTIDDVVYVIDSGRMKEKSYDPYSNVSTLQSSWVSKANAKQREGRAGRCQPGICYHLYSRLRAASMPEFKVPEIKRMPVEELCLQVKILDPNCKTNDFLQKLLDPPVDQSIANALSILQDIGALTPEEELTELGEKFGHLPVHPLISKMLFFAVLVNCLDPALTLACAADYKEPFTMPMSPVERQKAAAAKLELASLCGGDSDHLAVVAAFECWKNAKEKGLSAEFCSQYFVSPSAMKMLDQMRSQLESELKRHGVIPSDISSCSQNSRDPGILRAVLAVGLYPMVGRLCPSFGNNRRSLVETASGAKVRVHSLSNNFNLSSRKYDESLVVFDEITRGDGGMHIRNCTVARDLPLLLISTEIAVAPTESGDADDSEEDEDEDEDEETGGVEGDSSNEESRRGEKMMSSPENSVKLVVDRWLPFKTTALEVAQMYILRERLTASILFKVRHPRENLPPHLGASMHAIVCLLSYDGHAGLSSPPESLRSKHSRTEMYETGGCEEKPNSFLNSLFWSLSLKENKPSSKQRNRIRQDGFNTAPTEAASMHRQQNNSQRKPKSANNVDSGKQKEKVFVRQTNVVHQPEAASTTKQLKHKSANSLVSGNKKENESSDQVYGNQQPNTAPREAAVSMAKNQSSKKTKSANNTDPGKKEEKVFVSHTNGIHQPETAYTAKQSKHKSSANSLVLGNKKENKPSDQVCGDQQPNTAPRVAAVLMAKHQSSKKTKTRSDLGKKQGIYVPKIDLHKRQREDKTDLKGTA from the exons ATGGGGAAGAAGAGGTTCAGGTCTGAAAATGCAGCTGGTGACAAGAAGCCACCTTCCGTCGAAGCCACTAGGATTTGGGCTGCTAAGGTCATCGATGACTTTCGAGCCTCCGTTAACCAAG TTTACACGTTTGAGCATAACCTATCAAACAGCGAACGTAAAGTCATTCATCAGATGTGTCGGAAAATGGGTATTCAATCCAAAAGTTCTGG GCGTGGGGATCAAAGGCGTCTTTCCATATACAAAGGGAGTCACAAAAATGGATGGAACAAAGAAGCTAAGTGGAGATCATCAAACAGAGAGAAGCTCAGATGTGTCTCTTTTCCCCCAGGAGCTCATGCTATTCTTCAGGATTTGTTTACTCACTATCCACCTTGTGACGGAGACACTGCTGCTGCAACCTCGTTTAACAAGTATGTAGGCCGCTCTGGTAAGCAATGGAGAGATGACTTTTTCAGGAAACCACTGTTCAGCCGTGACGAGATCGTTGCAAAGGTGGCGTCTTTGAGTTCTAGGCTGAGGAAAGATAAAGCTCTTCAGGAG ATCTCTAAGCTGCGGTCAAAGCTTCCCATTACATCTTTTAGAGACGCAATTACATCTGCTGTTGAATCCAACCAG GTTATTCTCATTTCTGGTGAAACTGGTTGCGGGAAAACTACTCAG GTGCCTCAATATCTTTTAGACCATATGTGGTCAACCAAAAGAGAAAGTTGTAAAATTGTTTGCACTCAACCTCGTCGTATCTCCGCCATGTCAG TTTCTGAAAGAATATCCTGTGAAAGAGGTGAAAGCATTGGAGACAACATTGGTTACAAG GTGCGACTGCAGAGCAAAGGTGGAAGGCACTCATCAGTTGTTTTCTGCACCAATGGCATTCTCCTGAGGGTGCTTGTAGGCAAAGGATCTGTTAGCTATGTTTCCGACATAACTCACATCATTGTG GATGAAATCCATGAAAGGGATTGCTACTCCGATTTCATGTTGGCAATTATAAG GGACTTGCTTCCATCAAATCCTCATCTCCGTCTG ATTCTAATGAGTGCTACGCTTGATGCTGAGAGATTTTCTGGATATTTTGGAGGTTGCCATGTTGTCCGTGTCCCTGGATTCACTCATCCA GTGAGAACCTTATATCTGGAGGATGTCCTCTCTATTCTTAAATCAGGTGGAGATAATCATCTAAGCTCTTCCAACTTGAATATACCCGACCAGAAGCTTGATTTGATCGATGAAGATAAACTTGCTTTAGATGAAGCAATCACCTTGGCTTGGACAAATGATGAGTTCGATACCCTCTTAGATCTAGTTTCTTCTCAGGGAAGTCCCCAGATCTACAACTATCAGCACCAATCAACTTGGCTAACACCACTTATGGTCTTTGCTGGAAAGGGAAGGATCAGCGATGTCTGCATGCTCCTCTCACTTGGCGCAGACTGGAAATTAAAGTCTAAAGATGGTATGACAGCTTCAGAATTGGCCGAAGCAGAGAATCACCTAGAAGCTGCTCAAATCATCAGGGAGCATTCTGAAAATTCTCAGTCTAATTCTCAGCAAGCACAACAGTTACTTGACAAGTACATGGCGACAATCAATCCGGAGCAGGTAGATGTGAGTCTTATACTCCAGCTAGTAAGGAAAATATGTGGTGATTCGGAGGATGGTGGTGCCATTCTTGTTTTTCTACCTGGATGGGATGATATAAACAAAACAAGACAGAGATTACTTGACAGCCCTTTTTTCGCAGACAGTAGCAAATTCGACATCATATGTCTGCACTCAATGGTTCCAGCAGGGGAACAGAAGAAAGTTTTTAGTCGCCCTCCTCGAGGTTGCCGCAAGATTGTGCTTGCGACGAATATTGCTGAATCAGCAGTTACCATCGATGATGTGGTTTATGTGATAGATAGTGGCCGGATGAAGGAAAAGAGCTATGATCCTTACAGTAATGTTTCAACTCTTCAATCTTCTTGGGTCTCGAAAGCAAATGCTAAACAGCGTGAGGGTCGAGCAGGACGTTGCCAACCTGGCATTTGTTATCACCTCTATTCTAGACTTCGTGCAGCCTCTATGCCGGAGTTTAAAGTTCCTGAGATTAAGAGGATGCCTGTAGAAGAACTCTGCTTACAGGTTAAGATACTTGATCCAAATTGTAAAACAAACGATTTCCTTCAGAAGTTGTTGGACCCGCCTGTTGATCAAAGTATTGCAAACGCCTTGAGCATCCTACAGGACATTGGGGCCCTGACACCTGAGGAAGAGCTGACAGAACTTGGAGAGAAGTTTGGTCATCTCCCAGTTCATCCTCTTATAAGCAAAATGCTTTTCTTCGCTGTTTTAGTAAACTGTCTGGATCCAGCACTTACTCTGGCATGTGCAGCCGACTACAAGGAACCTTTTACCATGCCTATGTCGCCAGTTGAAAGACAGAAAGCTGCTGCTGCAAAACTTGAACTTGCGTCACTCTGTGGCGGTGACAGTGATCACCTAGCGGTTGTTGCCGCCTTTGAGTGCTGGAAAAACGCTAAAGAAAAGGGTCTTTCCGCTGAGTTTTGCTCTCAGTACTTTGTCTCTCCAAGTGCTATGAAAATGCTGGATCAAATGCGTAGCCAACTCGAGTCTGAACTTAAAAGACACGGGGTTATTCCAAGTGACATCTCAAGTTGTAGCCAGAACTCGCGTGATCCTGGTATACTCCGTGCTGTCCTAGCAGTAGGATTGTATCCAATGGTCGGAAGATTGTGCCCATCTTTTGGTAATAATAGGAGATCTTTAGTGGAGACTGCTAGTGGTGCCAAAGTCCGTGTGCATTCGCTTTCAAACAACTTCAACTTGTCGTCGAGGAAGTATGATGAATCTTTAGTTGTTTTCGATGAGATCACTCGTGGAGATGGAGGCATGCACATAAGAAACTGCACTGTTGCTCGGGATCTTCCTTTGTTACTGATCTCAACAGAGATAGCCGTAGCTCCTACAGAGAGCGGTGATGCTGATGACagtgaggaagatgaagatgaagatgaagatgaagaaacagGAGGAGTAGAAGGAGATTCTAGTAATGAAGAGAGTAGGCGTGGAGAGAAGATGATGTCTTCACCTGAAAATTCAGTCAAGTTAGTAGTAGATCGGTGGCTGCCTTTCAAAACCACAGCCCTTGAAGTTGCTCAAATGTACATTTTGCGTGAGCGACTAACTGCATCCATCTTGTTCAAG GTAAGACATCCACGGGAAAATTTGCCGCCTCATCTTGGAGCTTCTATGCATGCAATAGTTTGTCTTCTCTCATATGATGGTCATGCTGGACTTTCATCTCCACCGGAGTCTTTGAGGTCAAAACATTCGAGGACTGAGATGTATGAAACCGGAGGATGTGAAGAGAAACCAAACTCTTTCCTTAACTCCCTCTTTTGGTCTCTGAGCCTGAAAGAAAACAAGCCTTCTTCTAAACAGAGGAATAGGATTCGACAGGATGGCTTCAACACGGCTCCAACAGAAGCTGCATCGATGCATAGGCAGCAAAACAACAGTCAAAGAAAGCCCAAATCAGCCAACAATGTTGATTCGGGTAAGCAAAAGGAGAAAGTGTTTGTTAGGCAGACCAATGTGGTTCACCAACCTGAAGCTGCATCTACCACTAAGCAATTAAAGCATAAATCAGCCAACAGTTTGGTTTCGGGTAACAAGAAAGAGAACGAGTCTTCTGATCAGGTCTATGGGAATCAACAACCGAACACAGCACCAAGAGAAGCTGCTGTATCGATGGCTAAGAATCAAAGCAGCAAGAAAACCAAATCAGCCAACAATACTGATCCGGGTAAGAAGGAAGAGAAAGTGTTTGTTAGTCACACCAATGGGATTCACCAACCTGAAACTGCATATACCGCTAAGCAATCAAAGCATAAATCATCAGCCAACAGTTTGGTTTTGGGTAACAAGAAAGAGAACAAGCCTTCTGATCAAGTTTGTGGGGATCAGCAACCAAACACAGCTCCGAGAGTAGCTGCTGTATTGATGGCTAAGCATCAAAGCAGCAAGAAAACCAAGACAAGGTCAGATTTGGGTAAGAAGCAAGGCATTTATGTTCCAAAGATTGATCTCCATAAAAGGCAACGCGAGGACAAAACAGACTTGAAGGGGACTGCATGA